One part of the Amaranthus tricolor cultivar Red isolate AtriRed21 chromosome 16, ASM2621246v1, whole genome shotgun sequence genome encodes these proteins:
- the LOC130802656 gene encoding protein CHLOROPLAST IMPORT APPARATUS 2-like yields MSSCLCGGGRTAYTIDLDIIKSPSTSFQTSHSSSPSSTISESSNSPFTISTRRSRTPRKRPNQTYNEAAALLSTAYPNIFCAKDISMPCKFIKPHEYSSFSFEEGSSELLLPFPVEKPAFQIDSTAYEKPCSNDTEETCCQTNSSNLSDDHEDFDAESMLDEEIGEGVIDSIMGNLNVCSEGESTTSFNGAVVGPVSFCYGYPVGLGLGLGLGLGGGFDFGHGLMRGGISKPFRQNDEGDWWRFPAVNVGEISPRFDKPLQEEKKKKLDKLNLKLSSLNPKKDNAVPIPKSTSSSSKENSTSNPKSSSTSGMEDSASTSKSSPGVLLKLNYDEVLNAWSNKGSPFSDDILGSEFSGGDVLARLAQIDLFGESGALREASVQRYKEKRRSRFFSKKIRYQVRKVNADQRPRMKGRFVRRPNSSGSEEIK; encoded by the exons atgagCTCCTGCTTGTGTGGAGGTGgaaggacagcctatacaatagACCTTGACATCATTAAATCTCCTTCAACTTCATTTCAAACATCTCATTCTTCATCACCTTCTTCAACTATATCTGAATCGAGCAATTCCCCCTTTACCATCTCAACTCGAAGATCACGGACTCCTCGAAAGCGCCCCAATCAGACCTACAATGAGGCAGCTGCTCTGCTCTCTACCGCCTATCCAAACATCTTCTGTGCCAAGGATATTTCTATGCCTTGCAAATTCATCAAACCTCATGAATATTCTTCGTTTTCATTTGAAGAAGGCTCTTCGGAATTGCTCCTACCATTCCCAGTTGAAAAACCAGCTTTCCAGATAGATTCTACTGCCTATGAAAAGCCATGTTCCAATGATACAGAAGAAACCTGTTGTCAAACGAATTCCTCTAATCTAAGTGACGATCATGAAGATTTTGACGCAGAATCTATGCTTGATGAGGAAATTGGAGAGGGTGTTATAGATAGCATTATGGGAAATTTGAATGTGTGTTCAGAAGGGGAATCCACTACTTCCTTCAATGGTGCTGTTGTTGGCCCTGTTAGTTTTTGTTATGGGTATCCTGTGGGGTTAGGATTAGGATTAGGATTAGGTTTAGGGGGGGGATTTGATTTTGGACATGGATTGATGAGAGGAGGAATATCCAAGCCATTTAGACAAAACGATGAGGGAGACTGGTGGAGATTTCCGGCTGTTAATGTTGGTGAAATTTCACCAAGATTCGACAAGCCCTTGcaagaagaaaagaagaaaaaattggACAAATTAAACCTTAAGCTCTCCTCTTTAAACCCCAAGAAGGATAATGCTGTGCCAATTCCCAAGTCTACTTCATCCTCCAGCAAGGAAAATTCAACCTCAAATCCTAAATCTAGTTCAACTTCTGGCATGGAAGATTCTGCTTCAACTTCTAAATCAAGCCCTGGGGTGCTCTTAAAACTAAATTACGATGAGGTGTTAAATGCCTGGTCTAATAAGGGCTCACCCTTTTCAGACGACATTCTGGGCTCCGAATTTTCTGGAGGTGATGTATTG GCAAGGTTGGCACAAATAGATCTATTTGGTGAGTCTGGAGCCTTGAGAGAAGCAAGTGTTCAGCGATACAAGGAGAAAAGGCGATCACGCTTCTTCTCAAAAAAGATTAGGTACCAAGTCAGAAAGGTTAATGCGGATCAACGACCCAGAATGAAG GGACGATTTGTTAGAAGGCCTAATTCATCTGGGAGTGAAGAAATAAAGTAG